The Planctellipticum variicoloris DNA window GTCGTCCCCGGGAATCAGGCTGGGCATCTGCGCGTCGAAGCGCATCCACTTCGTCCCGGCGCCCAGGAGCTTGGACTTGCTGGCGGAGATCGTCTTCACCGCCCCTCCGGACGCCTCCAGCAGTTTGGCGGCCGTCTCGCGGGCGACTCCCAGCGAGCGGAGATCCTCGGCGTTGATCATCAGGCTCTGCAGCGCCGGCATGTCCCCGGCAGCGATCGCGTTGATCGCTTCCCGGGAGGCCTCGGCGGCGGAAAGGTGCTTCCACTGATCGATCCGGCCGTCTTCGTTGGTATCGATCCCCCAGCGGCTGCCGGCGAAGTTGACCCAGCGGCACTGGTCAGCTTTGTTGTTCTTGTTCGTGTCGATGTCGCGGAAGACCTCCATGCCGAGGTTGTAGTACCGCCATTGATCGACCGATCCGTCGCCGTCGGTATCGACGAACCGGCGAACGACCTGACCGCCGGGTCCGAAGACGACCCAGCCGGAGACTTTGCCGCGGCGTTCGACGTCGACTTTGCATTTGGGGTAGTCGGCGACCGCCGGGGACTCGCACTCGACGTCCTTCTGGGACGGCTTATAGGCAAACACCGTCGCCAGCGGCGGCGTGTCCGCGGCCGCGGCAATTCCGGTCGTCCCACAGCATCCAACGATGGCAAGTCCGAATTGCCACCAGCGCCTTCGACTGGACATTCCCACCCCTCCCTGGTCAGGTCGCGTCACGTAAACTCGCCGATTCGACGCCGTTCCGGGGCGTGAAATCGCCCGCGGGAACGACGGAAGTACTCCATCAGGCAGGTTTTCTAGCGAACCGGACGGCGTCCGTCACGGTCAGTTTCACGAGAATCCGGGAAATTCGCGGCCGAGATCCCGGAACGGTCAAAAAAAACACCGGTCAGAATTGGCAAATCGGGGGGACTCATTATACTTCGCCTGATCGCAGGGACGCACCGCCTGCGGCGCAAGTCGTGACGCGACCGGTTCGTCCGTCGACTGCACGCTGCGAACATTGCCCGATGGTGTAACGGTAGCACGAGTGACTCTGGATCACTTAGTTCAGGTTCAAATCCTGGTCGGGCAACTCCCTCTAACCCGCTGATGCAACACGAGTTGCGTCGGCGGGTTTTTTCGTTGGCGGAGCCGGCACGTTCAGGGGTGGCCGCCATTTGACGGCGATCTTCGGATCTTGCCGTCTGGAGCGCATTCTGCCGCATGGCGGATGGCCCAGCCGAGCAGCGCGAAGTTCCGGGCCAGGTCGCGGGTCTGCGACAGCAGCTTCCGCCGCTTCTGCACCGGCAGCTCGTCGTCCTCGCTGCGAGTGACGCCGGATGGGGCGCGGCGTTTGCCTTCGCCCGTGTCGACAGAGTCAGAGCCGAACGCATGCCGCGCCTGACGCAGGCCGGCGTCGAACAGCCCGGCCGCGCTTTGCCAGAGTCCGGAAGCGTTCATGGCCCCTCCATCGTGAGGGACCTGAGAAAGGGACCTTGTGGTGGATACCGGAAGAAAATGGCTGGAAAAGGATTACTTTTGGCGATATCGGGTCGCTATCTTAGTGCTCGCCGTCCGCGTGAGTCCTGGAATTCGCCAAGACGCTCCTGGGAGGGCCGTGAATCGCCGAAGGTCGCGAAAACCTGTTGGTGTCGTAGCAATTCATCACGCACTAGTGTTTCACTACCGGGAAAGAGTTCTCCATGACGTGGCCCTCTGGTCAGAACGAACCCAGTTCGACGAGTCACGACCAGAACGAACGCGATGCCGCGTGGACCGCCCAGTACGAGCGTGGAAAGAGCATGGATTCCTCGCCCGCTCCGGGCACTGACGCATCCAGCTCCGGCTCTTCCAATTCAGGTCCGACAGGCGGAGGCGGAAACGCGGGTGGCTGCGGCGGTTGTCTGATCGTCGTGATCGGCATCGCCGCTCTCTTGCTCTGGCAGCAGCACTCGCAGTTCTTCGGCAACGGCGGTCAGGGACGGCAGGTACCGATTCCCATCGTTAAAGATCCGGTTCCCGCTCCCTGGGATCCTGGCAATGCGCCGCCGACCGCCGAGAGTTCTGGCGAGGCGACACCCACGTCTGCAAACGTCGCGGCAATCGCGAAATCGCCCCTTTCCGAACGGAAATCGGAATCGCTGGTCCATGAGTACCTTTCCCAGGTTGCCGAACTGATCCGGGAGCGTGAAGAGCGATTGGCCCCCGATTTGGCGAAGATCGGTGAGCTGAAACAGAACCGGGATGCTGGTCGGCTGACTGCGAAAGAGTGGTTGGACCAGACGAATGCGATTAACCGGCGAATTGCCCCGGACCGAGCTGTGCTGAAGGAACTGACCGACGTGCGAACACGCGTCCGGTCCTCGTACGTGGCCTACCAGGACGGAAAACTGTCGATTTCTGAGGAAGAGGTCGTGCATGATGCCGAGCAGCGTCTGCGGATTCTGCACGAATTTCATCGGACTGGCGATCTCGGCGCTTTCAAGCGAAGCAACGCCATGCCGTCAAATCGGTGACCGGCCGAAGGAGTGACGGCGGTTACACCGGTTCTCCCGCGTCACATCAATCCGCATCTGCCCGCAACAAGCACGCCGCCGCGCACAGCGACTGAAGCGTTCTCTCTCAAGTTCAACCCCACCGAGCTCCCACTCGCAGCGTTTCCGCCGCCTTAGTCCTTCGCCGACGCATCACCCGGCGCTTTCTCCGCCGGCAGACTCGTCGGCGCCTGCAGCACGCCGACTCCCAGCCGCCCGTCCGTCTCCCACGGGTCGCCTCCCCCGTTCTTTCCCGACAGTTGGGACTGAAAGCCGTCGATCCAGGTTTCGTCGGCGAGCGCGCCCGCCTTCTTCAGATCCGCCAGGACCTTGTCCCGCTCGGCGTCGACGTCGGGAGCAATGTGGTGCGTGATTTCGCCCGTCGTGTGGCTCAGGCCGACGCGCTCGTCGAAGGTCGCCGCCCCGAACCAGACCGGCCGCCCGTCGGCGTCCACCTCGGGCGAGCGCCAGAACCGCACGTGATGCCGCCGGCGGGGATCGTCCCCGAACGGCTGCTCGAACGCAAAATCCTCTTTGCGACCGAACAGATACAGGCTGCTGACCGGGGCATCCGTGTATTCGCGGTGGAAGATCGTATCCGCCGCGATCCGTAGCGAAGTCTTCAGCGTCAGCGGGTCGGCGGGGAACCAGCCGGCGGCGAGGATTCCCCGATGGAGCTCAATTTCCGTGGCGATCAGGCCCAGATTCACCGGATCGCCGGGAATGCCGCTGGCCGTGTGCGTGCGCGTCGGCGCGTTGAACAGCGCGGGATGCCGTCGGGTGGCGATTCGCCACGCGAGCGGCAGCACGATGTATGCGACCACCGCCCAGACGAGAACCAGCACCAGCCCGCCGCGCGCGATTCCCTCGGGCGACAGCCAGCGGCGACGACGGTCCGGAGCGGCGGAGTTTGCAGCGGGCAGTGGATCGGACATGACGAGTCCCAGGGGGGCGAGCGGCGCGCCGGACAGCGGTGCGCCTGTGGCAGACGAAGATAGCGTGCGGCGCGTTGCGACACGACTGACAGGCAGGGCATCGTTGCCTTTCTGCGCAGCCGCGGCCTCGTCATCGCTGGCGGCAGCGCCGGACTCGCGTCAAACTCGGAGGCGGCCTCGACGCAGGGCCGTCTCCGCCCCCGTTTTGTTTGACCGACAGACTTCCAATGACCAGCGCCGAGCGCCCCGATGACGAACTGGCTAACGTGATCACGCACGGGGCGGCGTTTGTGCTGAGCATTCCGGCTGCCGTCTACCTGCTCTGGCTCGTGGCGGACCGTTCGCCGGCCATCCGCGCTGCCTGCGACATTTACGCCGCGACGCTGCTGCTCACCTTCGGCAGTTCGACCCTCTCGCACGTCTTTCACGACATCGAGCGCCGGAAGCGGTTCCGGACGCTCGATCAGGCCAGCATCTTTCTGCTGATGGCGGGGACGTACACGCCGTTCGGCGTCGCCCTGCTGGACCACGGCTGGTGGCAGTTGCTGCACGTAGTCATGTGGCTGTGCGCCGCGGCGGGCGTCGCCCGCTGCCTGCAGGTCCGCGACCTGTCGGGGCCGGACAAGTCCGCCTTCGGCGTGATGGGCTGCCTGCCGGTCGCAGGCTTCGGCGAAATGGCCCGCCAGGCCCCTCCCGGTCTGCTGCCGTGGCTCTTCCTCGGCGGCGCCTGTTTCGGCGTCGGAGCGATCTTTCTGGCGCTCAGCGCCCGCGTGCGCTATGCCCACGCCATCTGGCACCTGCTGGTGATCGCCGGGTGCGCCAGTCAGTACCGGGCGATCCTCCTGGCAGTAGGACCTGCCTCCCAGTGATTGGCGTGCGGCCGGTCAGCGGGATACCGTGTCTCAATCCCTTGCGCCGCGCCCGTCTGCTGGCGACGCCATTCCCGTCAGGTCATTGGCGATTCCCATCAAAATTGATTCGTCACTCATGTCGCGACTTCGAATCGTCATCCTGCTGCTGCTGGGCGTCGGTGCGTTTGGCGTCTCCTACGGGCTGACGCGACTGGCCGGTTCGCGCCCGGAATCTGCATCTGTACCGGACGGCATGGCCTGGATTCCCCCCGGCGAGTTCTGGATGGGGACCGACGCCAAGGACGCGTGGAAGGATGAGAAGCCGGCACATCGTGTCCGCGTCGAAGGGTTCTGGATCGATGCGACCGAAGTCACCAACTCGCAGTTCCGGAAGTTCGTCGACGCGACGCAGTACCTGACCACCGCGGAACGCGCCCCGACCGCCGAAGAGATCCTCGCCCAGTCGCCGCCCGGGACTCCCGCTCCGCCGCCCGAACTGCTGGTCCCCGGCTCGCTGGTCTTTACGCCTCCCGAATACCCCGTCCCGCTGGATGATGTCTCGCAATGGTGGACCTGGACGCCGGGCGCGAACTGGCGACATCCCGAGGGCCCCGGCAGTGATCTGGCCAATCGTGAAGATCACCCGGTTGTCCACATTTCCTGGGACGACGCCGTCGCCTACGCGAAGTGGGCCGGCAAGCGCCTGCCGACGGAAGCCGAATGGGAATACGCCGCCCGTGGCGGGCTCGACCGCGCTCCCTACGTCTGGGGCCATGAGCCCCCCGACGACGCTCGCCCTCCGGCCAATCTCTGGACGGGCACGTTTCCGAATCGCAACACGTCCGCCGACGGATTTGTGCGCACGGCCCCAGTGAAATCGTTTCCCGCGAACGGATACGGACTGTACGATATGGCCGGCAATGTCTGGGAGTGGTGTGCCGACAGGTACGACCCCGATCTCTACGCACGCCGTTCACAGACCGACGTTACTCTTTCTCCGTCCGGTCCCGAATCCGGTCGCAACTCTTCGCGTCCTTTCATGACCCAGCGCAGTCAGCGCGGCGGTTCGTTTCTGTGCAACGACAGTTACTGTTCCCGCTACCGTCCCAGCGCCCGGCACGGTTGCACCCCCGATACCGGCATGTCGCATGTCGGTTTCCGGTGTGTGAAGTCTCTCGTCACCGCAGGCCCGTAGTATGTTTGTCGGATTGCGGGTGTCGGCGTTTCAACGTGTTCGATGGAGGAATTGGAATGCTGAAAAGTCAGTGGTCGTCCGCGTGGATGATTCTCTTGTTCGGGGGCGTGCTCGGTTTCGCCGCCGCCACGCTTGAAGTTCGCCCCGTAGCCAGTGCCGCGATGGAGTTTCCGAGCATCAACGAGGCCACGTCAAGCACCGCCAGCGTTAACCTCTCCGTGCCGACCTGTTCGCAAGCCGGCTCCGGCTGCTGCTCAAAAGGCCTCAGCCGGGGCGATCAGCTCGCCGTCGCCGCGCATAACGAACTGGTCGCCGCCTCGCTGGCGCAGTCCGGCAAGAAGCCGAACATCTGCATCATCTGGGGCGACGATATCGGCCAGTCGAATGTCAGCATCTACACCCACGGTCTGATGGGGTACCAGACGCCGAATATCGACCGCATCGCCCGGGAGGGGATGCTCTTCACCGACTATTACGGCGAGCAGAGCTGTACGGCCGGTCGGGCCTCCTTTATCACCGGACAGCATGGCATGCGGACCGGACTGACGAAAGTTGGCGTCCCCGGGGCGCCGCAGGGTCTGCAGAAGGAAGACCCGACGATTGCCGATCTCCTGAAGCCGCTGGGATATGTCACCGGCCAGTTCGGCAAGAACCATCTCGGCGACCGCAACGAATTCCTGCCGACGGTTCACGGCTTCGACGAGTTTTACGGCAACCTGTATCACCTCAACGCCGAGGAAGAGCCGGAGAACGTCGACTACCCGAAAGATCCCGAGTTCCGCAAGAAGTACGGTCCCCGCGGCGTGCTCGACTGCCGGGCGTCGGAGACGGACGACCCCACGGTCGACCCGCGCTTCGGCAAGATCGGCCGTCAGACCATCAAGGATACCGGTCCGCTGACGCGAAAGCGGATGGAAACGATCGACGACGACGTCGCCGGCCGCGCTGCAGAGTTCATCGAGCGACAGGCCAAAGCCGGCAAGCCCTTCTTCGTCTGGGTGAATTTCACCCACATGCACTTCCGGACTCACGTCAAACCGGAAAGCAAGGGGCAGGCTGGGCGCTGGATGGGCGAGTATGCCGACGCCATGATCGACCACGACAAAAACGTCGGCGCGGTCCTCAAGGCCCTCGACGACGCCGGGGTCGCGGACAACACCTTCGTCATGTATTCAACCGACAATGGCCCCCACATGAATACCTGGCCGGACGGGGCCATGACGCCGTTCCGCAACGAGAAGAACTCCAACTGGGAAGGGGCCTACCGCGTCCCCTGCATGGTCCGCTGGCCGGGGAAGATCCAGCCCGGAACAGTCTCCAACCAGATTGTCTCGCACCTGGACTGGGCGCCGACGCTGGTGGCGATGGCGGGCGACCCGGACGTGACGCAGAAACTGCTCAAGGGCTATCAGGCCGGGGAATCGTCGTTCAAGGTGCACCTCGACGGACACAACCTGCTGCCGTATCTGACCGGAAAAACCGAGAAGAGCCCGCGGCAAGGGTTCATTTATTGCAACGACGACCAGCAGTTGACGTCGCTGCGGTACGACAACTGGAAGATGGTCTTCCTGGAACAGCGGGTGGAGGGGACGCTGCGCATCTGGGCCGAGCCGTTCGTCAGCCTTCGCGTCCCCAAGATCTTCAATCTGCGGATGGACCCCTACGAGCGGGCCGACATTACGTCGAACACCTACTACGACTGGCTCCTCGACCGCGTGTTCCTGCTCTACCCGGCCCAGGACATGGTCGGCGAGTTTCTGATGACCTTCAAGGAGTTTCCGCCGCGGCAGAAAGCCGGCAGTTTCAACCTGGACGATATCATGCAGAAACTGCAGGAAGGTCACCACAAGTAGGCGTTCGTCGGTCCCGATGGAATTCGAGCTGCCGACCGCACCCCGCGGTCGGCAGCCTTCTCAGAGATCCGCACAGAACACCAAGGGGCTCCCATGTTACTCGCGGCCCGTTGCCTCGTGCTCGCCGCTGTTGTCTGCAGTAGCGGGCTCGCAGACGGCCGCCTGCAGGCGGCTGGCGACGGACTGCCGTCGTGGAACGCAGGGCCATCGAAGCAGGCGATTCTCGACTTCGTCGCCAGGACGACCCGGGAAGGGGGAGTCGACTTCGTGCCGGAACGAGAACGCATCGCCACGTTCGACAATGACGGCACTCTCTGGGCCGAACAGCCGATGTACTTTCAGCTCTTCTTCGCCCTCGACCGCGTCAAGGCCCTCGCCCCGCAGCACCCCGAGTGGAAGGAGCAGGAGCCGTTCGCCTCGCTCCTCAAAGGCGATACGCAAGCCGCCCTCGCCGGCGGCGAAAAGGCCATCGTCGAAATCCTCACGGTCACCCACGCCGGCATGACGACCGAAGACTTCGAACAGATCGTTCGCGACTGGTTCGCCACGGCCAGGCACCCGACGACCGGCCGCCCGTATACGGAGATGGTCTATCAGCCGATGCTGGAGCTCCTCGCCTACCTGCGGGCCAACGGCTTCAAAACGTTCATCGTCTCCGGCGGCGGAATTGAGTTCATGCGGGTCTTCGCCGAACGGGTCTACGGCGTCCCCCCGGAACAAGTCGTCGGCAGCAGCATCAAAACGAAGTTCGAACTGCGCGACGGGAAGCCGGTCCTGATCCGGCTGCCGGAAGTCGACTTCATCGACGACAAGGCCGGCAAGCCGGTCGGCATCAACGCCCACATCGGCCGCCGTCCAATCGCGGCCTTCGGCAACTCCGACGGCGACTTGGAGATGCTCCAGTGGACCGCCGCGGGCCCCGGCCCGCGTTTCTGCCTCTTCGTCCATCACACCGACGCCGAACGGGAATGGGCCTACGACCGGAAGTCTCACATCGGCCAGCTTGACAAGGGACTCGACGAGGCCGGCGTCAGGGGCTGGACCGTGGTCGACATGAAGTCCGACTGGAACGTGATCTACCCGCCGCGGGGGTGATCGGGACGTCGGAAGGAAGAGTTGTTCGCGGCCGGATATGCGCCCTTGTCAGGTGAGAATGGATCGGCCTCGCCTCACTCGCGAAGTGGCATTACGTGCAGTGGCGTGATTTGTTGCGAAACCTTCTCGCGCCGACGGGTGTTTAACTCCAGAGGTGGCGGCAGGCAGGAGTCCTCCATGACTCCGTGTCGCCACGTACTCGGTGAGAATGACATGCGGGCCGTTTTTCAGCCTCTCCTGATCGTCATTGCGGTGGTGATCGCAGGTTTCGGTGCGGCGGAGGCGTGCCGACTAGCGCTGGCAAGCGTCTCGGAGCTTCGGCCGGTGGTCGCGCGTTGCTGCGAAAGCTGCCATGTGACTCAATCCGTCGATACGGATCTCCCGTTCTGGTCCTGCCAGCAATGCCGGCAATACCACTGGCTGAACTCGGGCGCGATTCCGGTCGCGGACGGAATCCAAGGTCATACGGCCAGGCCTGGCCTCGACGGGCCAACGGGAATCGACCTCCGCAAGGTCAGCCGCGAGCCAGCCGATTTGGCTGCGACCAGCGGATCCGTGCGAGGAGGAGATCGCCGCGGTAACCGTGCCTGGGACGCATCTCGCCGTCGGTCACCCAGGACTCGCGCGGGCTGACGCTGACGGGATGAAAATTCCCGCTGTAAGCCACGTCCTGGGGAGCATTTAACCCGTCTCCGACCAGCGGCAGGACGATCCGTTCGGTATCCCGGCGCAGACGGAGCGTGACCGGGTCAACCTGGCTCATGAACAGGGGCGTCCGCCAGCGCGGCACCTTCAGGTTGCTGGCGTCCTTACGTGTATAGACGAGGAACAGCCCCTCCGAATGGGCCAGCCAGTGCTGCTGCGTCGTCGACATCGGAATGATCGACCCATCGGCCCAGGTCCAGGGCCGCTTCTCGGCGAAATCGAGTCCGTCGTCGCTGGCGGCGACGTAACCTCGCTCGTCTTCGGCGCGCAGCGTCACGTAGTATTTGTCGCGCCAGTGGACCAGCGAAGGCTCCAGCAGCCCCCGGCCGGCGGCGTGCTTCATTTCGCGTCCCACCTGCTCGATGGAGAGCTTGTCCCCATCGAACGAACAGCGCACACCCGCCGCAGATCTCCCCGTCTGAGCCGCACCGAATGACATCACGAACGCGATCTGCCCGTTCGGAAGCACCACCCGCTGTCCGCAGTTGTTCGTGTAGATATTATTGCCGCGGGGATCGTCCCATTCCAGCTTGCGCCGCGGCCCCCATCGGCCGTCCTTCCAGACCGAATAAACCGGCCAGCGCGCCGGCTGCTGCTTCTCGAAGCGGGGGCCGCGATAAAAGACGTTGTGCCCCATCGCGAGAACCGTGCCAGTCGGCGGATGATACTCCGGTACGACATCGCAGACCCCCTCGTCCCAGCCGCTCGCCTGTGGCACGCGCCCCAGCGACGGAACCGGCTCCGGCGCCGTCCAGGTCCGTCCCAGGTCGGCGGTCGTCATCCAGTGGACTGGCCCGAAATAATCGGAGCCCCCAATCGTCTGCAGCGTCATGAACACCAGCGGACCGCCCGCAGTCGGAACGACGCAGGCCCGCGGATGGAACCACGTGGGGTCGGTCCCATCCCGTCCGTGGGCCAGCGTTTCCTTCTCGATCCCGGCGACGAGGCCGGTCGGTTCCGCGGCAGAAAGTGACCCTGCAGCTCCGGCGGCGGCCGCCCCCAGTGCAAGCAGCGCCTGGCGGCGATCGAAGCAAAGATCGTCAGAGGTCATGCGCAAGTCTCCTGATTGCAACCAGCATACCACCACGGACTTGACGCGCCAGGTCGTGGCGGTGAAGACTCGGCGAGGGGCCGACGACTGCAGAGAAGGAGCGAAATCATGATGAACGCGTTAATGAATCTGCTGGCAAACGTGCCGAGTTCGCTGCCTGAAGAACTGTTCGAGACCCTGGTCTCGGCGCCGGCGGTGCGCATCGAACGGATCGTTTCACACGGTCACGCGTCGCCGCCCGGCTTCTGGTACGACCAGCCCCAGGCGGAGTGGGTGCTGGTTCTGCGCGGTTCGGCTCGGCTGCGGCTGGCAGACCCCGAGGAAACCATCGAGTTGCACACCGGCAATGCGCTCAACATCGCGCCGCACCGGCGGCATCGCGTGGAATGGACGACTTCGGAGGAACCGACGGTCTGGCTCGCAGTCCACTACGGCGAGTCCGTCGCATAGTGCGCCGCCGGGCCGAGCTTCACGTCGGACGGGGCGGACAGTGGCAATGGGCGTTGTGCTCGTGCTCGGTGACGAGCCGGATCAGTTCGGC harbors:
- a CDS encoding formylglycine-generating enzyme family protein, yielding MSRLRIVILLLLGVGAFGVSYGLTRLAGSRPESASVPDGMAWIPPGEFWMGTDAKDAWKDEKPAHRVRVEGFWIDATEVTNSQFRKFVDATQYLTTAERAPTAEEILAQSPPGTPAPPPELLVPGSLVFTPPEYPVPLDDVSQWWTWTPGANWRHPEGPGSDLANREDHPVVHISWDDAVAYAKWAGKRLPTEAEWEYAARGGLDRAPYVWGHEPPDDARPPANLWTGTFPNRNTSADGFVRTAPVKSFPANGYGLYDMAGNVWEWCADRYDPDLYARRSQTDVTLSPSGPESGRNSSRPFMTQRSQRGGSFLCNDSYCSRYRPSARHGCTPDTGMSHVGFRCVKSLVTAGP
- a CDS encoding LssY C-terminal domain-containing protein, which translates into the protein MSDPLPAANSAAPDRRRRWLSPEGIARGGLVLVLVWAVVAYIVLPLAWRIATRRHPALFNAPTRTHTASGIPGDPVNLGLIATEIELHRGILAAGWFPADPLTLKTSLRIAADTIFHREYTDAPVSSLYLFGRKEDFAFEQPFGDDPRRRHHVRFWRSPEVDADGRPVWFGAATFDERVGLSHTTGEITHHIAPDVDAERDKVLADLKKAGALADETWIDGFQSQLSGKNGGGDPWETDGRLGVGVLQAPTSLPAEKAPGDASAKD
- the trhA gene encoding PAQR family membrane homeostasis protein TrhA — encoded protein: MTSAERPDDELANVITHGAAFVLSIPAAVYLLWLVADRSPAIRAACDIYAATLLLTFGSSTLSHVFHDIERRKRFRTLDQASIFLLMAGTYTPFGVALLDHGWWQLLHVVMWLCAAAGVARCLQVRDLSGPDKSAFGVMGCLPVAGFGEMARQAPPGLLPWLFLGGACFGVGAIFLALSARVRYAHAIWHLLVIAGCASQYRAILLAVGPASQ
- a CDS encoding sialidase family protein, with translation MTSDDLCFDRRQALLALGAAAAGAAGSLSAAEPTGLVAGIEKETLAHGRDGTDPTWFHPRACVVPTAGGPLVFMTLQTIGGSDYFGPVHWMTTADLGRTWTAPEPVPSLGRVPQASGWDEGVCDVVPEYHPPTGTVLAMGHNVFYRGPRFEKQQPARWPVYSVWKDGRWGPRRKLEWDDPRGNNIYTNNCGQRVVLPNGQIAFVMSFGAAQTGRSAAGVRCSFDGDKLSIEQVGREMKHAAGRGLLEPSLVHWRDKYYVTLRAEDERGYVAASDDGLDFAEKRPWTWADGSIIPMSTTQQHWLAHSEGLFLVYTRKDASNLKVPRWRTPLFMSQVDPVTLRLRRDTERIVLPLVGDGLNAPQDVAYSGNFHPVSVSPRESWVTDGEMRPRHGYRGDLLLARIRWSQPNRLARG
- a CDS encoding HAD family hydrolase codes for the protein MLLAARCLVLAAVVCSSGLADGRLQAAGDGLPSWNAGPSKQAILDFVARTTREGGVDFVPERERIATFDNDGTLWAEQPMYFQLFFALDRVKALAPQHPEWKEQEPFASLLKGDTQAALAGGEKAIVEILTVTHAGMTTEDFEQIVRDWFATARHPTTGRPYTEMVYQPMLELLAYLRANGFKTFIVSGGGIEFMRVFAERVYGVPPEQVVGSSIKTKFELRDGKPVLIRLPEVDFIDDKAGKPVGINAHIGRRPIAAFGNSDGDLEMLQWTAAGPGPRFCLFVHHTDAEREWAYDRKSHIGQLDKGLDEAGVRGWTVVDMKSDWNVIYPPRG
- a CDS encoding cupin domain-containing protein, with amino-acid sequence MMNALMNLLANVPSSLPEELFETLVSAPAVRIERIVSHGHASPPGFWYDQPQAEWVLVLRGSARLRLADPEETIELHTGNALNIAPHRRHRVEWTTSEEPTVWLAVHYGESVA
- a CDS encoding arylsulfatase, encoding MLKSQWSSAWMILLFGGVLGFAAATLEVRPVASAAMEFPSINEATSSTASVNLSVPTCSQAGSGCCSKGLSRGDQLAVAAHNELVAASLAQSGKKPNICIIWGDDIGQSNVSIYTHGLMGYQTPNIDRIAREGMLFTDYYGEQSCTAGRASFITGQHGMRTGLTKVGVPGAPQGLQKEDPTIADLLKPLGYVTGQFGKNHLGDRNEFLPTVHGFDEFYGNLYHLNAEEEPENVDYPKDPEFRKKYGPRGVLDCRASETDDPTVDPRFGKIGRQTIKDTGPLTRKRMETIDDDVAGRAAEFIERQAKAGKPFFVWVNFTHMHFRTHVKPESKGQAGRWMGEYADAMIDHDKNVGAVLKALDDAGVADNTFVMYSTDNGPHMNTWPDGAMTPFRNEKNSNWEGAYRVPCMVRWPGKIQPGTVSNQIVSHLDWAPTLVAMAGDPDVTQKLLKGYQAGESSFKVHLDGHNLLPYLTGKTEKSPRQGFIYCNDDQQLTSLRYDNWKMVFLEQRVEGTLRIWAEPFVSLRVPKIFNLRMDPYERADITSNTYYDWLLDRVFLLYPAQDMVGEFLMTFKEFPPRQKAGSFNLDDIMQKLQEGHHK